One segment of Anatilimnocola aggregata DNA contains the following:
- the tig gene encoding trigger factor: protein MSAPELEEATTAEAAAEEAVKMNLEVKVDKPSACQRHVTVAVSREDIERYFKQAFDELVPKAELPGFRAGRAPRKLVEKSFREQVTDQVKGKLVMESMTQISDEQQFSAISEPDFDYNSITLPDEGPLRYEFKIEVRPEFDLPAWQGMKLERPVHTYSEEEVDAYLKKLLARYSKVVDSDEPVQVGDLLNVDLTFTHEGKQVAHKHEHGVVVTPVLNFSDAKLEGFDKLMEGKKTGDTVETKIKISADADSDELRGQEIDLSIKIEAVQKYEYPELNEGFLDRIGGFADEAELRTEVRKQLEKQLGYNQRQRVRQQITSLLTVAANWDLPPELLRRQARRELERAAMELQSHGFSQEQIRSHANELQQNIMAYTARSLKEHFILERIAEDQKIDAEPDDFNKEIELLAEQNDESPRRVRARIEKQGAMDTLRNQIIERKVIDLIESQAKFEEVPHVPAKTDSTAIDFAIAGSLDRIAEAKYGNETPTPGMPQLKKENKD from the coding sequence ATGAGCGCTCCCGAATTGGAAGAAGCAACAACTGCCGAAGCTGCCGCTGAAGAAGCGGTGAAGATGAACCTCGAGGTCAAGGTCGACAAGCCCAGCGCTTGCCAACGGCACGTGACCGTGGCGGTCTCGCGCGAGGACATCGAACGCTACTTCAAGCAAGCCTTCGACGAGCTAGTTCCCAAGGCAGAACTCCCCGGCTTCCGCGCTGGTCGCGCCCCCCGCAAGCTTGTCGAAAAAAGCTTTCGCGAGCAAGTCACCGACCAGGTGAAGGGCAAGTTGGTCATGGAAAGCATGACCCAGATCAGCGATGAACAGCAGTTCTCGGCGATCAGCGAACCCGACTTCGACTACAACAGCATCACGCTGCCAGACGAAGGCCCATTGCGATACGAATTCAAAATCGAAGTCCGCCCCGAGTTTGACCTCCCTGCCTGGCAGGGAATGAAGCTCGAACGGCCTGTGCACACGTACTCGGAAGAAGAAGTCGACGCCTACCTGAAGAAGCTGCTAGCCCGCTACAGCAAGGTGGTCGATAGCGATGAACCAGTCCAAGTTGGCGATCTGCTCAACGTCGACCTGACTTTCACCCACGAGGGAAAACAAGTCGCGCACAAGCACGAGCACGGCGTTGTTGTCACTCCGGTGCTGAACTTCAGCGATGCCAAGCTCGAAGGCTTTGACAAGCTGATGGAAGGCAAGAAGACTGGCGACACGGTCGAAACCAAGATCAAGATTTCGGCCGATGCCGATAGCGATGAACTGCGCGGTCAGGAAATCGATCTGTCGATCAAGATCGAAGCGGTTCAGAAGTACGAATATCCGGAACTGAACGAAGGGTTCCTCGACCGCATTGGTGGCTTTGCCGATGAGGCCGAACTTCGTACCGAAGTTCGCAAGCAGCTCGAAAAACAACTCGGCTATAACCAGCGTCAACGAGTTCGCCAGCAGATCACTTCGCTGTTGACTGTGGCTGCCAACTGGGATCTGCCGCCAGAACTGCTACGTCGCCAGGCACGCCGCGAGCTCGAACGAGCTGCCATGGAACTGCAATCGCACGGCTTCAGCCAAGAGCAGATTCGCAGCCATGCCAACGAATTGCAGCAGAACATCATGGCCTACACGGCACGTTCGCTGAAGGAACACTTCATCCTCGAGCGCATTGCCGAAGATCAAAAGATCGATGCGGAGCCAGACGATTTCAATAAGGAAATCGAACTGCTGGCCGAACAGAACGACGAGTCGCCTCGCCGCGTTCGCGCTCGCATCGAAAAGCAAGGTGCGATGGACACCCTGCGAAATCAGATCATCGAACGTAAGGTGATCGACCTCATCGAGTCGCAAGCCAAGTTCGAAGAAGTTCCGCACGTGCCAGCCAAGACCGATTCGACGGCTATCGATTTTGCCATCGCTGGCTCGCTCGATCGCATTGCCGAAGCGAAATACGGCAACGAAACGCCGACTCCTGGCATGCCGCAACTGAAGAAGGAAAACAAGGACTAA